One Streptomyces fagopyri DNA window includes the following coding sequences:
- a CDS encoding peptidoglycan-binding protein, whose product MAEALGDGTGDPLGRELSSLLRAWWENSVQAQGRKPTQEALARQIGVTQATLSRYLSPAHPLMAPADTVRVLHAALGAPPEELEKAVALACGVRSEQRPTASALMPARKRRLPEGRGARRNLAIAAMMAGALIAVWSVGRTVLETGRTVKPVAAPAHPNATQWPLVRKGETSSLTWTVQRLLKAHHHQLRTDGIFGSETRAQVIAFQKKRGLQPDGKVGKDTWPMLVLPASPGDTGPQVEAVQDLLHRAGQPSDITGVYTAATQRMVRSFQRQQGLPDTGAVDEKTWLSLTSTEPT is encoded by the coding sequence ATGGCCGAAGCGCTGGGGGACGGGACGGGCGACCCGCTGGGCCGGGAACTGTCGTCGTTGCTGCGTGCCTGGTGGGAGAACTCGGTGCAGGCACAGGGGCGGAAACCGACCCAGGAGGCGCTCGCCAGGCAGATCGGCGTCACCCAAGCGACCCTGTCCCGCTACCTCAGCCCGGCTCACCCGCTGATGGCACCAGCCGACACCGTGCGCGTCCTGCATGCCGCGCTCGGTGCACCGCCCGAGGAACTGGAGAAGGCCGTTGCGCTCGCCTGCGGCGTGCGGTCCGAGCAGCGGCCGACCGCATCAGCCTTGATGCCGGCCCGTAAGAGACGGTTGCCCGAGGGCCGCGGTGCCCGGCGCAACCTTGCGATCGCCGCGATGATGGCGGGGGCCCTGATCGCCGTCTGGAGCGTCGGCCGCACTGTGCTGGAGACCGGTCGCACCGTGAAACCTGTGGCCGCGCCCGCCCATCCGAACGCGACGCAGTGGCCTCTCGTCCGTAAGGGAGAGACGTCATCCCTTACGTGGACCGTCCAACGCCTGCTGAAAGCCCATCACCACCAACTGCGCACAGACGGCATCTTCGGCTCGGAAACCCGCGCCCAGGTCATCGCGTTCCAGAAGAAGCGCGGTCTTCAGCCGGACGGCAAGGTCGGAAAAGACACCTGGCCGATGCTGGTCCTTCCTGCATCCCCGGGGGACACTGGCCCGCAGGTGGAGGCGGTGCAGGACCTGCTGCATCGCGCCGGGCAGCCCTCTGACATCACCGGGGTGTACACCGCTGCCACCCAGCGGATGGTGCGGAGCTTCCAGCGCCAGCAAGGGCTCCCCGACACCGGTGCTGTTGACGAGAAGACCTGGCTGTCCCTGACCAGCACAGAGCCGACCTGA
- a CDS encoding L,D-transpeptidase family protein, with product MPKNPSSGVRAALIGASALAALASGLMTAPSHAAAPTGPTPGRHGIPLADHTFSRIDPHTTLKFIRNRNNPRHSLLQVVRYGRVAVQFRAGSGAGLGERKDAGRNECASGKGWLPKGTYTVGTPDTRYNGDLIKGYAIPLSDKACTNGTKRTQLFIHSEMTRAGGQAPAVPGKDVRQRWDHDYDYESAGCIKLTPGNIKKLFRNLARFPLPTKLTVI from the coding sequence ATGCCCAAGAACCCGTCCAGCGGTGTCCGGGCCGCCCTGATCGGCGCCAGTGCCCTCGCCGCACTGGCGAGCGGCCTCATGACCGCCCCCTCACACGCTGCCGCCCCGACCGGCCCCACTCCAGGCCGCCACGGAATCCCCCTCGCAGACCACACCTTCTCCCGGATCGACCCGCACACCACGCTGAAGTTCATCCGCAACCGGAACAACCCCCGGCACTCGCTGCTTCAGGTGGTGCGCTACGGACGCGTCGCGGTGCAGTTCCGTGCCGGATCCGGAGCAGGACTCGGGGAAAGGAAAGACGCCGGCCGCAATGAGTGCGCCTCGGGCAAGGGGTGGCTACCCAAGGGCACCTACACCGTCGGCACCCCCGACACCCGCTACAACGGCGATCTCATCAAGGGCTACGCGATCCCCCTCAGCGACAAGGCATGCACCAACGGAACCAAGCGCACCCAACTGTTCATCCACAGCGAGATGACCCGCGCCGGCGGCCAGGCACCGGCCGTACCCGGCAAGGACGTACGCCAGCGCTGGGACCACGACTACGACTACGAGAGCGCCGGCTGCATCAAGCTCACCCCCGGCAACATCAAGAAGCTGTTCCGCAACCTCGCCCGGTTCCCGCTCCCCACCAAGCTCACCGTCATCTGA
- a CDS encoding helix-turn-helix domain-containing protein, with amino-acid sequence MLSLVRRADAVEVVGAGLELAAAGWGCRRIAERLGRPVTTVRGWLRCWSRRVGRTAAVFTSLLVALADDPAAMLPTAAGSAAQDAVCAVTGFAFAARARLEMLKVPTWLLVSAACHGRLLAPGWPPA; translated from the coding sequence GTGTTGTCCCTGGTCAGGCGGGCTGATGCGGTGGAGGTGGTCGGGGCTGGGCTGGAGTTGGCGGCGGCGGGCTGGGGCTGTCGGCGGATCGCGGAGCGATTGGGCAGGCCGGTGACGACTGTGAGGGGCTGGCTGCGGTGCTGGTCGCGTCGGGTGGGGCGAACCGCGGCGGTGTTCACGTCCCTGCTGGTCGCGCTGGCCGATGATCCAGCGGCGATGCTGCCCACGGCGGCGGGGTCGGCGGCCCAGGACGCGGTCTGCGCGGTGACCGGGTTCGCGTTCGCCGCCCGGGCCAGGCTCGAGATGTTGAAGGTGCCTACCTGGTTGCTGGTCTCGGCGGCCTGCCATGGTCGCCTGCTGGCGCCGGGTTGGCCACCGGCCTGA
- a CDS encoding DDE-type integrase/transposase/recombinase, translating into MDRWLKLWREGGFDALLPPTRQVTPRTPEEVLDLAAALKRENPARSTAQVVRILQQHLGWGPSYRTVQRHLQRLELLSRPDGQAPEAFGRFEANPPNELWVGDALHGPKIAGHKAYLFAFVDDHSRAVVGHRWGGAEDSVRLAAALRPALAAGGVPEGVYVDNGSAFVDSALLRACARLGIKLIHSTPGRPQGRGKIERFFRTVREQFLVEVDTEKVTDLAMLNRLFTAWVEQVYHRRSHSETGQQPLERWLAGAPFPTPTPDALREAFRWSELRKVARTATVSLQSNTYNVDASLVGRQLELVFDPFDLTDIDVRSFGKTIPHLITRHAHPKAKPETPVAAPPAPTGIDYLRLIDTERTTELGQRINYEVFLPGQAQPIEAVELGEESS; encoded by the coding sequence GTGGACCGCTGGCTCAAGCTCTGGCGCGAGGGCGGCTTCGACGCGCTCCTGCCGCCGACCAGGCAGGTCACCCCGCGCACGCCGGAGGAGGTGCTGGACCTGGCAGCCGCGCTCAAGCGGGAGAACCCGGCCAGGTCGACCGCGCAGGTGGTGCGGATCCTGCAGCAGCACCTGGGCTGGGGACCGTCCTACCGCACCGTCCAACGGCACCTTCAGCGCCTCGAGCTGCTCAGCCGCCCCGACGGCCAGGCCCCGGAGGCATTCGGCCGCTTCGAGGCGAACCCCCCGAACGAACTCTGGGTCGGGGACGCGCTCCACGGACCGAAGATCGCAGGCCACAAGGCCTATCTCTTCGCTTTCGTCGACGACCACAGCCGGGCGGTGGTCGGCCATCGCTGGGGCGGCGCCGAGGACAGCGTCCGTCTGGCGGCAGCCCTGCGGCCGGCCCTGGCCGCCGGCGGTGTCCCCGAAGGCGTCTATGTCGACAACGGCTCCGCGTTCGTGGACTCCGCCCTGCTCAGGGCATGCGCGAGGCTGGGGATCAAGCTGATCCACTCCACGCCGGGGCGCCCCCAGGGCAGGGGTAAAATCGAACGGTTCTTCCGGACCGTCCGGGAACAGTTCCTGGTCGAAGTCGACACAGAGAAGGTCACCGACCTGGCCATGTTGAACAGGCTCTTCACGGCCTGGGTCGAGCAGGTCTACCACCGGCGGTCGCACTCCGAGACCGGGCAGCAGCCGCTGGAACGCTGGCTGGCGGGGGCGCCGTTCCCCACGCCGACGCCGGACGCGCTGCGGGAGGCTTTCCGCTGGTCAGAGCTGCGGAAGGTCGCCAGGACCGCCACCGTCTCGCTCCAGTCCAACACCTACAACGTCGACGCGTCGCTGGTCGGGCGGCAGCTCGAGCTGGTCTTCGACCCGTTCGACCTGACCGACATCGACGTCCGCTCCTTCGGCAAGACGATCCCGCACCTGATCACCCGGCACGCGCACCCCAAGGCCAAGCCCGAGACCCCGGTCGCGGCCCCGCCGGCGCCGACCGGGATCGACTACCTGCGGCTGATCGACACCGAGCGCACCACAGAGCTCGGGCAGCGGATCAACTACGAGGTCTTCCTGCCCGGCCAGGCCCAGCCGATCGAAGCAGTCGAGCTGGGCGAGGAGAGCTCGTGA
- a CDS encoding AAA family ATPase — MIDKLTAHWGFTRMPFGKDLAPSMLHRHSSHAQAVARITWCIGERALGVITGEVGAGKTVAVRASLSQLDHPRHKVIYLANPAVGVAGIHHAIVTALGGVPRPHKSTLIPQATDLLATENNERGRVPILIIEEAHLLDHE; from the coding sequence TTGATAGACAAGCTGACTGCGCACTGGGGCTTCACGCGGATGCCGTTCGGCAAGGACCTGGCCCCCTCGATGCTGCACCGGCACTCCTCCCACGCGCAGGCCGTCGCCCGCATCACCTGGTGCATCGGCGAACGCGCGCTGGGGGTGATCACCGGCGAGGTCGGCGCGGGCAAGACCGTCGCGGTCCGCGCCTCGCTGTCCCAGCTGGACCACCCACGCCACAAGGTCATCTACCTGGCCAACCCCGCCGTCGGCGTCGCAGGGATCCACCACGCGATCGTCACCGCGCTCGGCGGCGTCCCGCGTCCGCACAAGTCCACGCTGATCCCGCAGGCCACCGACCTGCTGGCCACCGAGAACAACGAGCGCGGCCGCGTCCCCATCCTGATCATCGAGGAGGCCCACCTGCTCGACCACGAGTAA
- a CDS encoding RHS repeat domain-containing protein, with amino-acid sequence MTGEETPSYLVHHLQLAGRSDNHGTSSLVFDATTLAYTKRYTSPFGSSRGTRPSSWPDDKRFLGKPADDTTGLTQLGARQYDPITARFLSTDPVFEPQKRQSLNGYSYAANNPTTFTEPIGMSYDDIIGGVVGAVLGVVGAVLGAIGNTGGTASTSSTGNTGGSTNHWTPGATYNFMTKSWDTPFMNRGGMSLQEMLAAQPDWGIVRDNKADNAWENRSMFIGWLWGGGFPLGPHQQFRGGDAFLLALAVDYTVTEMRSNLLGQAMDQGMKVPAAKEALPIRYQDTGPDPGSPGGTSTPDKVS; translated from the coding sequence ATGACCGGCGAGGAGACCCCCTCCTACCTGGTCCACCACCTCCAACTCGCCGGCCGCAGCGACAACCACGGCACATCCAGCTTGGTCTTCGACGCCACGACACTGGCCTACACCAAGCGTTACACGTCGCCGTTCGGCTCCTCACGCGGCACCAGGCCCTCCAGCTGGCCGGACGACAAGAGGTTCCTCGGCAAGCCGGCCGATGACACCACCGGCCTGACGCAGCTGGGGGCCCGCCAGTACGACCCGATCACGGCGCGATTCCTGAGCACCGACCCGGTCTTCGAACCGCAGAAACGGCAGTCGCTCAACGGATACTCCTACGCCGCCAACAACCCGACGACCTTCACCGAACCCATCGGCATGTCCTACGACGACATCATCGGCGGAGTCGTCGGCGCGGTGCTCGGCGTTGTGGGGGCCGTGCTCGGCGCCATCGGCAACACCGGCGGCACCGCCTCCACCAGCAGCACCGGCAACACCGGCGGATCGACCAACCACTGGACGCCAGGGGCGACCTACAACTTCATGACAAAGTCGTGGGACACCCCGTTCATGAACCGGGGCGGCATGTCCCTCCAGGAGATGCTCGCCGCCCAGCCTGACTGGGGCATCGTCCGAGACAACAAGGCTGACAACGCCTGGGAGAACCGTTCGATGTTCATTGGTTGGCTGTGGGGAGGCGGGTTTCCGCTCGGCCCGCACCAGCAGTTCCGCGGCGGTGACGCGTTCCTCTTGGCGCTGGCAGTCGACTACACCGTCACCGAGATGCGTTCGAACTTGCTCGGCCAGGCAATGGATCAGGGCATGAAGGTCCCTGCAGCCAAGGAAGCGCTCCCCATTCGTTACCAGGACACGGGGCCGGACCCGGGGTCCCCTGGTGGCACTTCAACACCGGACAAGGTGTCCTGA
- a CDS encoding IS630 family transposase: MAEPVRVRRLTDQEKQTLQRIVRRGSTSSVGFRRAMMLLASAGGNRASAIAQLVQADEDTVRDVIHRFNEIGLACLDPQWAGGRPRLLTPDEEDFVVQMATTRPTKLGQPFTRWSIRKLAACLRKVRGRVIRIGREALRCLLARRGITFQRTKTWKESPDPDRDTKLDRIEHVLHHFPDRVFAFDEFGPLGIRPTMGSDWAPAGHPERHPATYHRTHGVRYFHGCYSISDDTIWGVNRRKKGAVNTLAAFRSIRAARPDGAPIYVILDNLSAHKGDKIRRWAKKNRVELCFTPTYASWANPIEAHFGPLRQFTIANSHHCNHTVQTRALHAYLRWRNTNARHPDVLAAQRRERARIRSEKGIRWGGRPAVAA, translated from the coding sequence GTGGCAGAGCCCGTCCGTGTGCGCAGGTTGACCGACCAGGAGAAGCAGACGCTGCAGCGGATCGTGCGTCGGGGCAGCACCAGTTCGGTGGGGTTCCGGCGCGCGATGATGCTGCTGGCCTCGGCCGGCGGGAACCGGGCTTCGGCGATCGCACAGCTCGTGCAGGCCGACGAGGACACCGTCCGCGACGTGATCCACCGGTTCAACGAGATCGGCCTGGCCTGCCTGGACCCTCAGTGGGCGGGAGGCCGTCCCCGCCTTCTCACTCCTGACGAGGAGGACTTCGTCGTCCAGATGGCCACCACCCGCCCGACCAAGCTCGGCCAGCCCTTCACTCGCTGGTCCATCCGCAAGCTCGCCGCCTGTCTGCGGAAAGTCCGCGGCCGCGTCATCCGAATCGGCCGCGAGGCGTTACGTTGCCTGCTCGCCCGCCGCGGCATCACCTTCCAGCGCACCAAGACCTGGAAGGAGTCACCCGACCCCGACCGTGACACCAAGCTCGACCGCATCGAGCACGTCCTGCACCACTTCCCCGACCGGGTTTTCGCGTTCGACGAATTCGGACCGCTCGGCATCCGGCCCACGATGGGCTCGGACTGGGCTCCTGCCGGCCACCCCGAGCGGCACCCCGCGACCTACCACCGCACGCACGGAGTGCGGTACTTCCACGGTTGCTACTCGATCAGCGACGACACCATCTGGGGCGTGAACCGGCGCAAGAAGGGCGCCGTCAACACCCTGGCCGCGTTCAGATCGATCCGCGCGGCCCGCCCGGACGGCGCCCCGATCTACGTCATCCTGGACAACCTCTCCGCCCACAAGGGCGACAAGATCCGGCGCTGGGCGAAGAAAAACCGCGTCGAGCTGTGCTTCACACCGACCTACGCGTCCTGGGCCAACCCGATCGAGGCCCACTTCGGACCGCTGCGGCAGTTCACCATCGCCAACTCCCACCACTGCAACCACACCGTCCAGACCCGGGCCCTGCACGCCTACCTCCGATGGCGCAACACCAACGCCCGCCACCCCGACGTCCTCGCTGCCCAACGACGCGAGCGCGCACGCATACGCAGCGAAAAGGGCATCCGCTGGGGCGGCAGACCCGCCGTCGCCGCGTGA
- a CDS encoding DUF6368 family protein, protein MAGPTLVIEFAEPVSSTALTEFSALMRGISTHFEQRRNGYFDVNVPVERLGMEVPTAHDAQGVDGQRPFLVYLMGPEVGDESIFEAEHADEPEVEAVLGFRPTHAVNVSAGCNRGIDHAATALLAAAVVDVLGGVVKAELLEGQEAVVAGLPGVLGFTHEEYPMVLGTAEFLRAWVDQPGFRLVK, encoded by the coding sequence ATGGCTGGTCCGACCCTGGTGATCGAATTCGCGGAGCCTGTCTCCTCGACTGCGCTGACTGAGTTCAGTGCGTTGATGCGTGGGATCTCCACTCACTTCGAGCAGCGGCGAAACGGATACTTTGACGTCAACGTGCCTGTCGAGCGGCTGGGCATGGAGGTACCGACGGCCCACGACGCGCAGGGCGTAGACGGTCAGCGGCCCTTTCTGGTCTACCTGATGGGGCCTGAGGTCGGCGACGAGAGCATCTTCGAGGCCGAACACGCGGACGAGCCTGAGGTGGAAGCGGTCCTCGGCTTCAGACCGACCCATGCCGTGAACGTCAGCGCCGGCTGCAACCGTGGGATCGACCACGCGGCCACTGCCCTGCTCGCTGCGGCAGTCGTCGACGTCCTCGGGGGTGTGGTCAAGGCCGAATTGCTTGAAGGGCAGGAGGCGGTGGTCGCCGGACTTCCAGGGGTGCTGGGCTTCACGCACGAGGAGTATCCGATGGTGCTCGGCACTGCGGAATTCCTGCGGGCTTGGGTCGACCAGCCCGGCTTCCGGCTGGTCAAGTAG
- a CDS encoding PLDc N-terminal domain-containing protein gives MLVYAIYVIIAALYFYALVDCIRTPAARMRLLPKVGWLAVLVLFPVLGAIGWRNLGKQSSPVEGRPSVA, from the coding sequence ATGTTGGTCTACGCGATTTACGTGATAATTGCCGCTTTGTACTTTTATGCCCTGGTCGACTGCATCAGGACCCCCGCGGCGCGCATGCGACTGCTGCCCAAAGTGGGCTGGCTGGCCGTCCTGGTTCTGTTCCCCGTTCTGGGCGCCATAGGGTGGCGAAACCTGGGTAAACAATCCTCCCCGGTCGAGGGTCGGCCGTCTGTCGCCTGA
- a CDS encoding NF041680 family putative transposase, translated as MRHHPHRGIPPFRAEFYASLTARSDVLFELADAVLCSDGPVKSLVGLSLVGEHRRGHGGLYAAVARGRIDSDRLREALASVPLPRAVDGRLVLAVDITCWLRPAAHTSPERILCHTYGRGKDQHIPVPGWPYSIVCALEPGRSSWTAPLDARRLAPGDDTATVTARQLRDLVERLIAVDQWQPGDPDILIVADAGYDAPRLAFLLRDLPVQVLARLRSDRVMRRPVPPRRPHTQGRPPRHGGEFVFGKPDTWGTPDVETLTDTRLYGTALARSWNRLYPKLTHRSSWAAADGALPIVEGTVIRLDISHLPSGATPKPVWLWWSGTDATTADTDRLWQTYLRRFDIEHTFPLFKQTLGWTCPKIRTPEAADRWTWLVLAAYTQLRLARPLAADRHHPWEKPSSPDRLTPARVRRDFRHIPPHTTCPARAPKPSRPGTGRPPGQKNTWPTPRHDVHTSTRHHPAKRQQKKPTASRPRRTS; from the coding sequence ATCCGACACCACCCGCACAGGGGAATACCGCCCTTCCGGGCGGAGTTCTACGCCAGTCTCACCGCCCGTTCGGATGTGCTGTTCGAGCTGGCCGATGCCGTGCTGTGTAGTGACGGACCGGTGAAGTCACTGGTCGGGTTGTCATTGGTCGGTGAGCATCGCCGCGGTCACGGTGGCCTCTATGCCGCTGTTGCCCGAGGCCGTATCGACAGCGACCGTCTGCGGGAAGCGCTGGCTTCGGTGCCGCTGCCGCGAGCCGTCGACGGCCGACTGGTCCTGGCCGTGGATATCACCTGCTGGCTACGGCCCGCTGCCCACACCTCACCGGAGCGGATCCTCTGCCACACCTACGGGCGGGGCAAGGACCAGCACATTCCTGTCCCGGGCTGGCCCTACTCCATCGTCTGCGCGCTCGAGCCGGGCCGCAGCTCCTGGACCGCACCCCTGGACGCGCGACGTCTGGCACCCGGCGACGACACAGCCACCGTCACCGCCCGGCAACTGCGTGACCTGGTCGAACGACTCATCGCCGTGGACCAGTGGCAGCCCGGCGATCCGGACATTCTCATCGTCGCCGATGCCGGCTACGACGCACCCCGTCTGGCCTTCCTGCTGCGTGACCTGCCCGTTCAGGTGCTGGCCCGGCTGCGGTCCGACCGCGTCATGCGCAGACCCGTTCCGCCCCGCAGGCCACACACTCAGGGCCGGCCGCCCCGGCACGGCGGCGAGTTCGTCTTCGGCAAGCCCGACACCTGGGGCACACCGGACGTCGAAACCCTCACAGACACCCGCCTCTACGGCACCGCTCTCGCCCGTTCCTGGAACCGGCTGTACCCGAAACTGACCCACCGCTCGTCCTGGGCAGCAGCCGACGGCGCTCTGCCGATCGTGGAGGGCACGGTGATCCGTCTGGACATCAGCCACCTGCCCAGTGGAGCCACCCCGAAGCCGGTCTGGCTGTGGTGGTCGGGCACCGACGCCACTACCGCGGACACCGACCGGCTCTGGCAGACCTACCTGCGACGCTTCGACATCGAGCACACCTTCCCCCTGTTCAAACAGACCCTCGGCTGGACCTGCCCCAAGATCCGAACTCCCGAGGCGGCCGACCGCTGGACCTGGCTCGTCCTCGCCGCCTACACCCAACTACGACTGGCCCGCCCCCTGGCCGCCGACCGGCACCACCCCTGGGAGAAACCGAGTTCCCCGGACAGGCTCACCCCGGCCCGCGTCCGCCGCGACTTTCGGCACATACCCCCACACACCACCTGCCCGGCCCGAGCACCGAAACCCTCCCGCCCCGGCACCGGACGGCCACCAGGCCAGAAGAACACCTGGCCCACACCACGCCACGACGTGCACACATCCACCAGACACCACCCAGCGAAGCGCCAACAGAAGAAGCCAACTGCTTCACGACCACGCCGCACAAGTTAA
- a CDS encoding response regulator transcription factor, with protein sequence MCANIVVAEDDAKQAELVRRYLEHEGHAVTVVEDGRTALETVRHQEPDLVVLDVMMPGADGLDVVRILRAERREVPVLMLTARSTEDDLLLGLDLGADDYMTKPFSPRELTARVRTLLRRNRRGPDPAPATVPAPVPASEPEAAPDDEVLTVGVLRVDPSRHEVSVAGTPVECTPGEFRLLAAMAAEPGRVFTRARLLDELHGFDKYISGRTVDVHVMNLRKKIERTPRRPARLITVFGVGYKLTDPAKNVRHASS encoded by the coding sequence GTGTGCGCAAACATTGTGGTCGCCGAAGACGACGCGAAGCAGGCCGAACTGGTGCGCCGCTACCTGGAGCACGAGGGTCACGCCGTCACGGTCGTCGAGGACGGCCGGACGGCTCTCGAGACGGTCCGGCACCAGGAACCCGACCTGGTCGTCCTCGACGTGATGATGCCCGGGGCCGACGGTCTCGACGTCGTACGGATCCTGCGCGCCGAACGCCGGGAGGTGCCGGTGCTGATGCTGACGGCCCGCAGCACCGAGGATGATCTGCTGCTCGGCCTCGACCTCGGCGCCGACGACTACATGACCAAGCCGTTCAGTCCGCGTGAACTCACCGCCCGGGTAAGGACTTTGCTTCGCCGCAACCGGCGCGGCCCCGACCCGGCTCCGGCGACCGTACCCGCCCCCGTTCCCGCCTCGGAGCCCGAAGCGGCCCCGGACGACGAGGTGTTGACGGTCGGCGTGCTCAGGGTCGATCCCTCGCGGCACGAGGTGTCGGTCGCCGGGACGCCCGTCGAGTGCACGCCCGGTGAGTTCCGTCTCCTCGCGGCGATGGCGGCCGAGCCCGGCCGGGTCTTCACCAGGGCACGGCTCCTGGACGAGCTGCACGGCTTCGACAAGTACATCAGCGGCCGGACCGTCGACGTGCACGTCATGAACCTGCGCAAGAAGATCGAGCGCACCCCACGACGGCCGGCCCGCCTCATCACCGTCTTCGGCGTCGGCTACAAACTCACGGACCCCGCGAAGAACGTGCGCCATGCGTCGTCCTGA